Within Hyla sarda isolate aHylSar1 chromosome 7, aHylSar1.hap1, whole genome shotgun sequence, the genomic segment aaaacgaaaatgcaaaaataaaattgacctggtccttaaaggggtactacggtgctgacaacttatcccctgtctaaaGGCTAGGGGATAGGTTACCTGATCactcggggtcccgccgctggggacccccgcggtctCGTACGCagaaccccgctctcatcaggccccggagcgaacatctgctcctggtctgatgacggggccggtgatcgtgacgtcacagctccgcccccgtgtcatGTCACcctccgcctcctcaatgcaagtctatggcagatttacattgagggggcagagcgtgatgtcacatggagcGGAGCcgtgatgagagcggggtgcggTGCCTGattagagcggggtgctgcgagcaagatcgcgggggtccccagcggcgggaccccgcgcgatcaggcaacttttcccctatcctttaaataagggataagttgtcagcacggtagtacccctttaaggtgaaaatgggcttggtccttaaggagttaaatgccACACATTTCTACCTATAAATCACCCATGTTTTAGACAGTATATAGCATTCAgtagtttgattttttttaggaTAGCATGAAATAAGAACAAGCAAAAGCTACATAGAGCTAGGGCAGACATCTTTTACAGCAACATGGCCATTACTTACCTTATAGAGATGGAAGAGGTTACCACCTTCATTAGAAAAGAAGCCGTTGTCTGTGTGATACCTTAAGAGAGAGGTATCTCTCCATTTAGACAAGGGTGTCTTGTTCGGAACGTGCCATAACCCCAAGTCTTTAGCAAAGATATTATAATATCCGGGGTTCTAGAAACATATTGGATTGGAAAgtagacttttttattttactgtatttttATCAGGATTTATATAACTAGCATTAACTCCTACCATGTCCCAGATTATGCAATACAAATATGCAGATATGTAAATCAACCTCTTTAGCAATAATAGTCACgtttatatttatacaatagGCCATTAATAAACGAGTTGTGAGGGTCCAACTCCTGGCCCCTGCCGATTGACAGATTGAAGGGGCTACTGAACACACTGCACTCATGCAACCACTGTGACATCTTCAATTCCTACCAGGCACGACTCTGTACATTTGTTAATTTCTGCACTTTGCACTGCATTGTGTCCTACTGAAATAAATGTATGAAGCTGTGCTTGGTAGGAAGTAAAGAGGCCACAGCCAGTGCATGAATGCAGAGACCCATTCAATCTGCAAGAATTGTGCTGCAACGTTTCAGGTACTGATTACCCTTTATCAGGCAGGGTATAGGAAGTAGGCTATCCATTGTACCAAGCACAAAGAACGGACATGTGTACCAACTCAGAGCCCATAGAACATAATATATCAAACACTGAAATATTCTCTGGATTTTGACATGGGGGTGACACAAATTTTTTATTCTAGTAAAACCTGTTTTTATTTAGCAAAGTACTAATGCATAAgaactatataaatttggtactAGCATATTTATACCCAAAGAGTTACAAGATAGCATGTTACTAGAACCACATAGTGCCTTTCAGCCAAAGCTTAGAATCAAGGGACTTTATTCTTTAACTCCATTCTGCATTTAAGACAATGTAATATAcactgtaaaaaaatgaaaacctgactttatacagcactatatacactgatcaaCCATAACACTAACACAACTGATAAGTGAATAACACTGAATGGCTGCTTACATTGTTGTCCCCTGTTAATGAGTGGGATACAGTAAgcaaagagaatctgtcagctaAAGTTCAAATTCCAAACAGCTGACACTGATAGATAACTGTTAGGGCAAGAGTACACCTGatatctttcatatttttgtctaTGTTTCCATATAATAGAAAAATGCTTATTTTCTCTAGTCAAAGGAGTCAAAGAGGTTTTCCAAGCCCTTGAAGTGCTGAGGGCTGTAAACCATCCTCGCTCCCGATCCTAATTCTGTCCTTGCTTGAtcgacagtcagctggaagccgagccctgttttcaAATCTCACAGTTTGGCAAGCAAAGGAACAAGATTTGGGAACATGGCTAGGCTTCCAACTGTTCGTAGGGGCAAAGTTTTTTCACCCGGGCTTCACACCCAGAGCTCTGCTGTTTATGTGAGCCCTTATATTGTCATGTCCTGTATTCACAATAACTACCTTATAATCATCACTAGTAGCTCCATCAGGAAGGCCGAATGTAGCGTAGTTGGCCCAGTTGTCATCTCCTTTTGGGTTGTTGATGTTGTTTCCTTCCTGGCTGGACCAGCGATCTCCCACTGTACATTTACCGTTCATGTTGTTTTCATGGACACTGGCCACCAAGGTCCACCCTCCACCATTGGTTATCATGTCACAGTAGGTCTGATACTTCAGTCCATCTTCAGTGATCAGCGTGTATATTCCATCTAATTGGAAATACAAATGGGCCATACACAGAGAAGGTAATTCTAAACGTTCACTTAACTATGCCTAATGTTTACAACACGTGTGGACATCTGTGTATGCTTTATTTGTGGACACAAAAAGGGAAACAaagatatttattatttatactgAGCAATGTTGCTGAAATTTTAATTTATGAGCATATAGTGCTTTTATTCAGTTTTGGCAGATGTATGTCACCTTTCGCATATATATTTGAGTTCTTGATTTCTTTGCAGCTCCTGTATCCAGAGTCTTGTGCACCAGTAGGGTACCCAGAATCTGATGGATAGCTAATGCCAGTGTTCTTATCCAAGCATGTCATCAGGTTCTGAATGTTTCTTTTCAACTCAGCAACAGAATTCTTCCCTAAGAACATAGGAATGTGTTACATCATGTAGGAGTAATGATCTTTCATAACTTTATCGTTTTACCAATATGaacatactgtatactgtgtttaTTATAAATAGCAAACAAAATCTTTCACAATGTAGGGAACTTAGATTGTGTGGCCCACAGCTCAGGAATGTCTTGGTGGTACTATAACTTTGTTGGAGAAAATACAACTTTCTTAAAGTGCATTAGTAACAGCAGAGCTAACTACAATGTAGGTAAGAAAGTACcgaatttttcgccgtataagacgcactttttcttccccttggggggggggggggagttggtcttATgaggtgaatacacacctatcgcggcggtccctgtggccatcaacggccgggacctgatcgttgtgatgccctgtattaatccttcagatgcggcaatcaaagctgaccgccgcgtctgaagcgaaaataacactaacccggctgttcagtcgggctgttccggtccgccgcggtgaaattgcggcgtcccgaacagcttacaggacaccaggagggaccttacctgcctcctcggtggctGCTCTGTGCCAGGatgccctgcatggccggcgctctccttcgtcgtcatcacgtcgtcgcgcacgctatcccttcatccaataggagtggcgtgtgtagcggcgtgcgtagcgacatcatggcggcgacggagataccgggcagcagagacgttccggagcgacggggacgcggtgacagcgatggagggagacatccagggcagcggtccggagcggcggggacacgtgagtattacctcctataccagtggtgttcaacctgcggacctccagatgttgcaaaactacaactcccagcatgcccggacagccaacggctgtccgggcttgctgggagttgtagttttgcaacatctgaaggtccgcaggttgaagatcactttcctatactttacattgtatctggttcagaatctttattttctagatttgtatcctataaaattaggtgcgtcttatatgccggagcgccTTATATGACGAAATATACGATATGTTAAAATACTTATTATGAGCTACTATagctattagtgatgagcggcatatgccacattccaattcacaatattttgcgaatatgaggaagaatattcgtcccatattcgtgaaattcgaatattcgttatattcgtgacgtttttttgaattgcaaaatttcgctattgcgaatgcAAAATTTATAGCAAAATTTTGCTCGTTTGCGCATGagcgctataacatcatgcgagggacgttgctggggacgttgctaagctctgacaactgtgcttgcagaactctcattggctcacaggcataagtagggcggaatttccatgaatatttgcattgtgaatattcgtattgcgaatattcgcaatgcaaatattcGAAAGCATAAATCTTtcacctcacagtctcatccctgggtctttaatgatgcaagcattgcatttatcagtcgaaggagatccctacaatgtgctcagtttttaaaacagtttggaaaaaagatgaatattcgtaatagcgaattttaattgcgaaattcgtaatatttgcaaattcgcaaatatgcgatattcgcgacgaatattcgaattgcgaatattcgtgagcaacactaatagctATTATGAAAACTACGAGCATGTCTCGTAATGATTATACAGTACACAATACCTGCTAGATTGCTCATGGATTTCAAGGACAGCCATTTATTTTAATAAGCTATATATAACTTTTAATTCTACCATATGGTAGAGCTGCAgggaatttatttatatttattaaagcTCATGGGAATGTCTGTcaacttgttttgtttttgtttgttttgttcattttctttttttctgaacAAATCCCACAAATCACAGACAGCTACCATATTGTACGGTTATCTTGAAAAACCATTAGAGGAATTAAAAAGAATGTAAACATATATGTCTATGGGTTAGaaaaataatataatagtaaGGCCAGAAGGGAGCTTGTCTGCGCAAAGCAGTCATAGTTTGTACTATGCACCTGAGAGCAAATTACTGAATAAAGAGgagttttaatccttccaataagtgCCACAGTACCTTGTCTATGACTATGGAGTAAAAGTTCCTTGAGCATTACTTCATGTATACTGGAGAGCACTGGCATGGGAGTTGGTTGGTGAACAATGGGAAATGCAGACTATCGTCACACAGAGTTTACATTGCTGTGTGCTGGGCCAATTTTTCACTTCACTTTTGTGAGCGGATTAATATAATAACAGTATAAACACATCATCTATGTTTGCAGTAACATAATATTTATAATCCTAATAACCTGCCTAAGCGTCcccagaataaaataaaaataaaaatcacagagGAATCAATTTCTGTCAATAGATACTGAATAAAGGCACATTACAGGAAGAGTTTTTATACCTCATAAAAGGAGGCAATTGTCAAAAGTATGTATCAATGTATTAATACATTTCCAGGAGGTATAACACAGCTCAGCTATGAAAGAAGAGCAAGTCCAGCGCAATACTAGATGCAGAAGGTGGGGTTTATTCAATATTGCACACAGTACACAAGACAAACATGAGTAAGGCCGGGTGCTgccagccgaaacgcgtcactgccaTGTTCGTCTTGTGTCCTGTGTGCAATATTGAATAAACTGCACCTTCTGCATCTAGTACTGTGCTGGACTTGCTCTTTCATAGTCTACAAAAGGTGAAGTCCGCACCTGTCCGTGTCGCAGCTGGTCCACGTCGGGTGAGCTGACCCACACTGCTCTCTAACACAGCTCAGCGTACTGAGAAGACATGCTCCAGAGAACTGACAGCTCATAAAGAAGCATTTTCCATGTCAATTATTGAACTAAACAATTGTTGAACTGTCCGGATACATTTATTGTGGAATATTTATCATTAGACTTAGTATcttaatatatattttgtttaacaATATTTTCTCTAATTATATCAACATCAAACTCTATTTAATATTGTATGTAAAATATTTACCACATATGCCACAGTTCACTCCAGAAAGTGCCAAAAAGGCGATAAGAAGACTGTATACCAATATCATTTTGTAGAAACTAAAATATAAACAAAAGGCAAAGAGAACAATGtatcttatattacacattacgcAGATAATAAGATTTGGATACAGTGTTTGCATAACTAACACACTGAAACACTTGATAATTTTTAGCACTTGAAAAACAAATAATTGGATTTTATTATACACCCTGCCCTGTTTTACCCAGAAATGCCACCAAAACAACCCAAATCACGCTATGTTTTCTTACAGAAAAATCGGTCATGCAAACATGCTCATGGAAGTTGAAAGCACTGAATAAGTGTCTCACGAAAGGGTGAATTTACATCTagaagatttgttgcagaaagttCTGTAAATGAAAAATCAATCCCATATATCAAATAGGTGATGTTTCTGCAGCATGTGCATAGAGCCCAACAAATCCCATTCAGATGACTGGGGTAGTTGAAAAAATTGCAACAGATCTTTGTGAACTCACCTTAAGAGGTTCATCTTACCAGCTCAGAGGTTCTTACAGTATAGAAGGTTGTTTGTCCATAGGCCAATGTGGCAACATTTATAAAGCTTTTCACTTCCAGTCAATTGCTTACCTATGAAAATTCTCCAATCAAAATTTATGTATAGACAAAGAAAGTTCTGTAAATGGCTTCACACAAGAAAGCTAATGATTACCTTGAAGTTGTTTTCCTGCCAAAAATGCTTTAAAACTGAAATACTATATTGTATAGCTTAGATAGAATATCATGGGAGTGTTTGTCTCCATCTCTAATGCGTTTTAAGTCATCTAACATAGGAAATGCAACACTTAGCACACCGATCTGTAAACAGCTATTTTATGGGTTTTGGCCCTTATCAGTAGAGATCAGGGTGCTGGTTGGCTAGAGAGTTTACCTAGGCACAGTATAATAGGTACTAATTTTTACTTAAGAGTtctagtagacatgtgcaattctttttggcacgaatgtctaatttcccgaattttaccgttttcgggcattcggaccgatccgaatgcacgaaaacatattttgaacattcccgaatagccacgataatacgaatagcaaaataacgaatgcattcgttatttaccgaatgcatgtgtcacgatgccggctggcaggtagtggatcctctgtgccagagagggattggcgtggaccgtgctagaggatcggttctaagtcactactggttttcaccagagcccgccgcaaagcgggatggtcttgctgcggcggtagtgaccaggtcgtatcccctagcaacggctcaacctctctggctgctgaagataggcgcggtacaagggagtagacagaagcaaggtcggacgtagcagaaggtcggggcaggcagcaaggatcgtagtcaggggcaacggcaggaggtctggaacacaggctaggaacacacaaggaaacgctttcactggcactaaggcaacaagatccggcgagggagtgaaggggaagtgaggtgatatagggaagtgcacaggtgtaaacactaattggaaccactgcgccaatcagcggcgcagtggccctttaaatcgcagagacccggcgcgcgcgcgccctagggagcggggccgcgcgcgccgggacagaactgacggagagcgagtcaggtacgggagccggggtgcgcatcgcgagcgggcgctacccgcatcgcgaatcgcatcccggccagaggcggtatcgcagcgccccgggcccggagcgctgcagtgagaggagtgtagcgagcgctccggggaggagcggggacccggagcgctcggcgtaacagtacccccccccttgggtctccccctcttcttggagcctgagaacctgaggaccagacttttgtccaggatattgtcctcaggttcccaggacctctcttcaggaccacaaccctcccaatccactaaaaagaaggttttccctctgacctttttagatgccaaaatttccttgacggagaagatgtccgaggagccggagacaggagtggggggaacagatttgggagagaaacggttaatgataagtggtttaagaagagaaacatgaaaggcattaggaatacgaagagaaggaggaagaagaagtttgtaagagacaggattaatctggcgcaaaatcttgaaaggaccaagatagcgtggtcccaacttatagctagggacacgaaagcggacatatttggcggagagccataccttgtctccaggggaaaaaatgggaggagctcttcttttct encodes:
- the LOC130282187 gene encoding intelectin-1-like isoform X1, which produces MNLLSFYKMILVYSLLIAFLALSGVNCGICGKNSVAELKRNIQNLMTCLDKNTGISYPSDSGYPTGAQDSGYRSCKEIKNSNIYAKDGIYTLITEDGLKYQTYCDMITNGGGWTLVASVHENNMNGKCTVGDRWSSQEGNNINNPKGDDNWANYATFGLPDGATSDDYKNPGYYNIFAKDLGLWHVPNKTPLSKWRDTSLLRYHTDNGFFSNEGGNLFHLYKKYPVVYNAGACLTNNGPAIPVVYDFGSAEKTKSYYSPNGQKEFTAGYVQFRAINTERASLALCPGMKVTGCNVEHHCIGGGGYIPEGNPKQCGDFASYDWDGYGTHASWSSSKEITEAAVLLFYR
- the LOC130282187 gene encoding intelectin-1-like isoform X2; protein product: MILVYSLLIAFLALSGVNCGICGKNSVAELKRNIQNLMTCLDKNTGISYPSDSGYPTGAQDSGYRSCKEIKNSNIYAKDGIYTLITEDGLKYQTYCDMITNGGGWTLVASVHENNMNGKCTVGDRWSSQEGNNINNPKGDDNWANYATFGLPDGATSDDYKNPGYYNIFAKDLGLWHVPNKTPLSKWRDTSLLRYHTDNGFFSNEGGNLFHLYKKYPVVYNAGACLTNNGPAIPVVYDFGSAEKTKSYYSPNGQKEFTAGYVQFRAINTERASLALCPGMKVTGCNVEHHCIGGGGYIPEGNPKQCGDFASYDWDGYGTHASWSSSKEITEAAVLLFYR